One genomic region from Eublepharis macularius isolate TG4126 chromosome 18, MPM_Emac_v1.0, whole genome shotgun sequence encodes:
- the AAGAB gene encoding alpha- and gamma-adaptin-binding protein p34 isoform X1 encodes MAVPCALITSCVAEFPGEELVKRIIGAEELPADVSSGGGARFYPWTIDNKYYSAAIHLCVVPNKFLVTGEIAESVQAFLVYFDSSTVLGLDSVSTWLPLVEEWLPEVMILVCDRVSETGVSRQKAQEWCIKHSFELVELNPEEVPDEDDDFPESTGVKRIIQALNANVWSNVVMKNDMNQGFGFLTALAGATHSIASEKNEASEPDPLPVESAESSEHRGGEAADADGWPVDTVADPMLDLDIQELASLTTGEGDLENFERLFSKLKEMKEKAATLPREQRKLHAEKVAKAFWMAIGGDRDEIEGLSSDEDN; translated from the exons ATGGCAGTTCCGTGCGCCTTGATCACCAGCTGCGTGGCGGAGTTCCCCGGCGAGGAGCTGGTGAAAC GTATCATTGGAGCAGAAGAGCTTCCTGCGGATGTTTCTTCAGGTGGGGGAGCCCGGTTTTACCCCTGGACAATAGACAATAAATACTACTCAGCTGCCATCCATCTGTGCGTTGTGCCAAATAAGTTTCTTGTGACAGGTGAAATTGCTGAATCTGTGCAAGCCTTCTTGGTTTATTTTGACAGCTCAACC GTGTTGGGGCTAGATAGCGTCTCTACGTGGCTTCCCCTCGTGGAAGAGTGGCTGCCAGAAGTGATGATCTTGGTCTGTGACAGAGTCTCTGAAACGG GAGTCAGCCGGCAGAAAGCACAAGAGTGGTGCATCAAGCACAGCTTCGAGTTGGTGGAACTCAATCCCGAGGAAGTGCCAGATGAGGACG ATGACTTCCCAGAGTCCACCGGAGTGAAGCGAATCATCCAGGCCTTGAATGCCAACGTCTGGTCAAACGTGGTGATGAAAAACG ATATGAATCAGGGCTTTGGATTCCTCACTGCTTTAGCAGGTGCAACCCACAGCATTGCCTCAGAAAAGAACGAAGCTTCAGAA CCCGATCCCTTGCCAGTGGAGAGCGCAGAGTCCTCGGAACacagaggaggagaagcagctgaTGCAGATGGTTGGCCGGTGGACACAGTTGCTG ATCCCATGCTGGATCTCGACATTCAGGAGCTTGCCAGTCTGACCACAGGAGAGGGAGACCTGGAAAACTTTGAGCGCCTTTTCTCCAAGCTGAAGGAAATGAAAG AGAAGGCAGCCACCTTGCCTCGGGAGCAGAGGAAGCTGCATGCAGAAAAG GTTGCCAAAGCATTCTGGATGGCCATTGGAGGAGACAGGGATGAGATCGAAGGCCTGTCTTCTGATGAGGACAACTGA
- the AAGAB gene encoding alpha- and gamma-adaptin-binding protein p34 isoform X2, translated as MFLQVLGLDSVSTWLPLVEEWLPEVMILVCDRVSETGVSRQKAQEWCIKHSFELVELNPEEVPDEDDDFPESTGVKRIIQALNANVWSNVVMKNDMNQGFGFLTALAGATHSIASEKNEASEPDPLPVESAESSEHRGGEAADADGWPVDTVADPMLDLDIQELASLTTGEGDLENFERLFSKLKEMKEKAATLPREQRKLHAEKVAKAFWMAIGGDRDEIEGLSSDEDN; from the exons ATGTTTCTTCAG GTGTTGGGGCTAGATAGCGTCTCTACGTGGCTTCCCCTCGTGGAAGAGTGGCTGCCAGAAGTGATGATCTTGGTCTGTGACAGAGTCTCTGAAACGG GAGTCAGCCGGCAGAAAGCACAAGAGTGGTGCATCAAGCACAGCTTCGAGTTGGTGGAACTCAATCCCGAGGAAGTGCCAGATGAGGACG ATGACTTCCCAGAGTCCACCGGAGTGAAGCGAATCATCCAGGCCTTGAATGCCAACGTCTGGTCAAACGTGGTGATGAAAAACG ATATGAATCAGGGCTTTGGATTCCTCACTGCTTTAGCAGGTGCAACCCACAGCATTGCCTCAGAAAAGAACGAAGCTTCAGAA CCCGATCCCTTGCCAGTGGAGAGCGCAGAGTCCTCGGAACacagaggaggagaagcagctgaTGCAGATGGTTGGCCGGTGGACACAGTTGCTG ATCCCATGCTGGATCTCGACATTCAGGAGCTTGCCAGTCTGACCACAGGAGAGGGAGACCTGGAAAACTTTGAGCGCCTTTTCTCCAAGCTGAAGGAAATGAAAG AGAAGGCAGCCACCTTGCCTCGGGAGCAGAGGAAGCTGCATGCAGAAAAG GTTGCCAAAGCATTCTGGATGGCCATTGGAGGAGACAGGGATGAGATCGAAGGCCTGTCTTCTGATGAGGACAACTGA